The Streptomyces bacillaris sequence CGGGATCGTCAGCCGGCGGGTGACGCGCAGCGCCGAGGACAGGAGCTGGTCCTTGACCTCGCTGGTCCGGTACATCCGGTCCGAGCGGAAGGAGATGCCGAGCGAGCCGACCTGGTCGCCGCAGTACACGCGTACGGCGACACAGGTCGTGCCGCGGCGGTACTCCTCCCGGTCCCGGGCCAGCGGGGCCATCGGCGGGGAGTCCAGCTCCCGGATCAGCTCTTCGCGGCGGGTGATGGTGTGGGACGTGAGGTCGGCCAGGGGGTGGCGGGAGAGGTAGTTGGCGCGGGCCTCCTCGTCCAGCCCGCCCAGCACGCTCTTGCCCAGGGCCGTGGCGTGCCCGGCGTCCTCGAAGCCGACCCAGAGGTCGACGCGGGGCGCCCGGGGGCTGTCGACGATCTGGAGGACCCGGATCTCCCCCTCGTCGTACAGCGTCAGGTACGCGGCGGCGGAGAGGCGGTCGCGCAGGGAGGTCAGCAGGGGGCGCAAGCGCTCGGCCCAGGTGGCGTCACCGGGTGCGGTGAGCGGGGGCGTGCCCTGGTCGGCCAGGGTGTACGCCCCGTCGCCCAGCTCCCGCAGATAGCCGTCCTCGACCAGCGCCCGCAGGTGCTCCTCGGCCACGGGCCGCGGCAGCTCGGCCTCCCGGGCCAGCTGCTCCGCCGGCGCGCCAGTGGGGTGCGCCCCCGCGGACTCCAGCAACCGGAGGTCCCGCCGGACGGATACGGAAGCCTCGGGGCCGGCCTGGTCACCCATGCCACCAGCATGGACCCGGCACCGGGGTGCGGCATCTCGGGTGCGGAATCCTGTGGTGGGCGGGCACCCCGGCGGCCCGGGGCGGCCGCCCACCGCCTTGTCTCACCCGGTCACCCGCCTCGTCTCACCCGGTCACGGTGAACGTGGAGGACGTGCCCGTGAACGGGGTGATCCTCCCCAGCAGGTTCTTCGCGTCCCCGTGGTGCACGATCCGGTAGGTGCCGGGTGCGGTGTCCGCCCCGATCCTCCAGGTGACCGTGGCCTTCGACGTCCCCGTCAGCCCGTTGAGCCGGGTCCAGCGGTACGTGGTCTCCCAGTCGCCGTCGTCCAGCACCCGGGTCCACCGTCCGTCGGCCTCCAGGCGCTGGACCTCCAGGAGCGTGCCGCCCCGGCGGAGGTTGTTCTTGGGGTGGCCGGTGGCGAACTCGACGGTGGCCGTGGAGCCGCGGGCGTACGAGGAGGCCGGGCCGGTCAGCACCGAACCGAACGACTTGCCCAGCGGCGGGTTGTCGTAGACCACGCCCGTCTGGAACGTGAACTGCCGGGCCGACTCGTCCGGCGGCAGCGTGCCCCGCTCCACCGGGGTGCCCTGGCGCAGGGCGGCCGCGACCCGTGCGTACTCCTGCTGGTAGGCCGGGAGCGTGTGGCGGCCGTAGAGGGTGGAGCCGCCCTCGTAGTTCTGGGTGTCGTACTCCTCCGGCGTCGTCACGTACTGGCTGTAGGCGTTC is a genomic window containing:
- a CDS encoding IclR family transcriptional regulator; translation: MGDQAGPEASVSVRRDLRLLESAGAHPTGAPAEQLAREAELPRPVAEEHLRALVEDGYLRELGDGAYTLADQGTPPLTAPGDATWAERLRPLLTSLRDRLSAAAYLTLYDEGEIRVLQIVDSPRAPRVDLWVGFEDAGHATALGKSVLGGLDEEARANYLSRHPLADLTSHTITRREELIRELDSPPMAPLARDREEYRRGTTCVAVRVYCGDQVGSLGISFRSDRMYRTSEVKDQLLSSALRVTRRLTIPE